A single region of the Silene latifolia isolate original U9 population chromosome 8, ASM4854445v1, whole genome shotgun sequence genome encodes:
- the LOC141597485 gene encoding uncharacterized protein LOC141597485, producing the protein MSSKMRKYDSGSEKRKKKQKIEELTRSQKGALDKFVIRNVDNCDLGNNVDLNETLGNIAVNVDVNETLPHENVTEVPHVNVENLPTENLDDFVNETIEDDVNVDHVPCSDNVESGITIDIYDPRNWDNLNAKSKDRLAVNGPKRDLTIEKGPYDQSKRHFSSKFYTRKLSNGEKWDREWLVYSTDLDKVFCFCCKLFGTCQGRNDLVTKGYNDWTHLSERLKEHEVSARHVKNMTIWYELRLRLKTNTAIDEKAQGRFRKEKEHWKNVLLRIISIVKFLGKHNLAFRGSTSKLYEDSNGNFLWLVEMLVDFDPIMQEHVSRIINKDTHVHYLGHNIQNELIRLLASKIKSKIIDRIKCAKYFSVILDCTPDISHKEQMTMILRHVDASSGEFLIKESFLRFLNVCDTSGLGLFDVLKNELKSLGLDIDNVRGQGYDNGSNMKGKHQGVQKRLLDLNPRAFYTPCGCHSLNLTLCDIANTCGKARVFFGIIQRIYTIFAHSTKRWDILKSNVQGLTPKPLSATRWESRIDSVKAIRFQMQEIQEALLEVAEVDNDSKIRSEAKSLALNELGDFEFLVSIIIWYEILSFVNEVIKALISCFEKYREYGFHKALDTARNIAKDMNIDPFFPKRREIRRKKHFDENSDDSPRLSEEELFRVNYFLYLIDQAISSLKKRFEQYQEYENIFGFMFTTDKLYSLDDLELESCCVNLENMLRNNDESDIDGKALCVDLKFFREFMPKKQMGPIAILNYMKQVGGCFPNAVIAYRILLTIPVTVASAERSFSKLKLLKSYLRSTMLQDRLNGLAIIAIENNLLEKVTYDELIENFASENANRALLLRTDETLENI; encoded by the exons ATGTCTTCTAAAATGAGAAAATATGATTCCGGTTCTGAAAAACgtaagaaaaaacaaaaaattgaAGAATTAACTCGGTCTCAAAAAGGAGCTCTTGATAAATTTGTGATAAGAAATGTTGATAATTGTGATCTTGGTAATAATGTGGATTTGAATGAAACTCTTGGTAATATTGCTGTCAATGTGGATGTTAATGAAACTTTGCCTCATGAAAATGTAACCGAGGTGCCTCACGTCAATGTTGAAAATTTGCCTACCGAAAATCTTGACGACTTTGTTAATGAAACTATTGAAGATGATGTTAATGTAGATCATGTTCCATGTAGTGATAATGTAGAGTCTGGTATTACGATAGATATATATGATCCTAGAAACTGGGACAATTTGAATGCGAAATCGAAAGATAGATTAGCAGTTAATGGTCCAAAAAGAGATTTAACAATTGAAAAAGGTCCCTATGATCAATCTAAAAGACATTTTTCGTCAAAATTTTATACTAGAAAATTGTCTAATGGGGAAAAATGGGATAGAGAATGGCTTGTTTACTCAACTGATCTTGATAAGGTTTTCTGTTTTTGCTGTAAACTGTTTGGAACATGTCAAGGAAGGAATGATTTAGTAACAAAAGGATATAATGATTGGACTCACCTTAGCGAAAGGCTTAAAGAACATGAAGTTAGTGCGCGACATGTAAAAAATATGACGATATGGTATGAATTGCGTTTAAGGTTAAAAACGAATACAGCAATTGATGAAAAAGCCCAAGGCAGATTTCGGAAAGAGAAAGAACATTGGAAAAATGTATTGTTGAGAATTATTTCAATCGTCAAATTCCTTGGAAAGCATAATCTAGCATTCCGTGGCTCCACTAGTAAATTGTATGAGGATAGTAATGGGAATTTTTTGTGGCTGGTTGAAATGTTAGTAGACTTTGATCCTATTATGCAAGAACATGTTAGTCGTATAATAAATAAAGATACTCATGTTCACTATCTTGGTCATAATATTCAAAATGAACTGATTCGCTTACTTGCTTCTAAAATAAAATCTAAAATCATTGATAGAATTAAGTGTGCGAAGTACTTCTCTGTTATTTTAGATTGTACCCCTGATATTAGCCACAAAGAGCAAATGACTATGATTTTACGTCATGTGGATGCATCTTCTGGTGAATTTTTAATTAAAGAATCGTTTTTGAGATTTTTGAATGTGTGTGATACTAGTGGTCTAGGACTTTTCGATGTTTTAAAAAATGAACTAAAATCACTTGGCCTTGATATAGATAATGTTAGAGGTCAAGGCTATGATAATGGTTCTAACATGAAAGGAAAACATCAAGGTGTACAAAAAAGATTGTTAGATTTAAATCCTAGAGCCTTTTATACTCCTTGTGGTTGTCATAGTTTAAATCTGACATTATGTGACATAGCTAATACTTGTGGCAAGGCTAGAGTCTTTTTTGGAATTATACAACGCATATATACAATATTTGCACATTCAACAAAGAGATGGGATATTTTGAAGAGTAATGTACAAGGTTTGACTCCTAAACCGTTGTCAGCAACCCGTTGGGAAAGTCGTATTGATAGTGTAAAAGCCATAAGATTTCAAATGCAAGAAATACAAGAAGCTTTACTAGAAGTTGCGGAGGTTGATAATGATTCTAAGATTAGAAGTGAAGCCAAATCCTTGGCCCTTAATGAACTCGGTGATTTTGAATTTTTAGTGTCAATAATTATTTGGTATGAAATATTGTCTTTTGTTAATGAGGTTA TAAAGGCATTAATTTCTTGTTTTGAGAAATATAGAGAATATGGTTTTCATAAGGCATTAGATACGGCAAGGAACATTGCAAAAGATATGAATATTGATCCCTTTTTTCCTAAAAGGCGTGAAATTCGAAGAAAAAAGCATTTTGATGAAAATTCGGATGATTCTCCACGATTATCCGAAGAAGAATTATTTCGGGTTAATTATTTCTTATATCTTATTGATCAAGCAATATCTTCGCTTAAGAAAAGGTTTGAACAATATCAAGAGTATGAAAATATATTTGGATTTATGTTCACAACAGATAAGTTGTATTCTTTGGATGATTTGGAATTAGAGTCTTGTTGTGTTAATCTTGAGAATATGCTTAGGAATAATGATGAGTCTGATATTGATGGAAAAGCATTATGTGTTGATCTAAAATTTTTCAGAGAGTttatgcctaagaaacaaatggGTCCTATTGCTATTTTGAATTACATGAAACAAGTGGGTGGCTGTTTTCCTAATGCGGTAATTGCTTATAGAATTTTGTTGACGATTCCCGTAACGGTTGCATCCGCCGAAAGAAGTTTTTCCAAGTTGAAGTTGTTGAAATCATATTTGCGCTCAACAATGTTGCAAGATCGGCTCAATGGATTGGCAATAATAGCTATCGAGAATAATCTTTTAGAGAAAGTTACTTACGATGAGCTAATTGAGAATTTTGCTTCTGAGAACGCAAATCGAGCTTTACTTTTAAGAACTGATGAAACTTTAGAAAATATTTAA